A section of the Castanea sativa cultivar Marrone di Chiusa Pesio chromosome 12, ASM4071231v1 genome encodes:
- the LOC142619020 gene encoding uncharacterized protein LOC142619020, with translation MAMHSGRLIQDQNFLFPHNGSSVGSRTNVLKGKGGLGGRRPLGDLSNSGKPDLNHAPKKKTSKNLTFIGEESGASQIRNDTSKKKSISKASEKVKTGTRKALSDISNSSKPHLYGASKKNLNQKFSVAAQEALHPIAEEQFLHNHQECIKALTKAMDIDEFLTTVGLDNDLSKCLASPCAAPPVCSKLKPESPLKYFEFEEMAELLIEDDGSSWKHELSGMPASPPPFKTPRSLNHITPWKDCDFINFKLMETPEVTKN, from the exons ATGGCAATGCATTCTGGTCGTCTGATTCAAGatcagaattttctttttccccacAATG GTTCTTCTGTTGGGAGTAGGACTAATGTCCTGAAAGGGAAAGGAGGTCTTGGTGGAAGGAGACCACTTGGTGATTTGTCGAACTCAGGGAAGCCTGATCTAAATCAtgcaccaaaaaagaaaacttccAAGAATCTCACTTTTATTGGTGAAGAATCTGGTGCCTCACAAATAAGAAATGAtacaagcaaaaagaaaagcatCTCTAAAGCCTCAGAGAAGGTGAAGACTGGTACCAGGAAAGCGCTTTCTGACATTTCAAACTCTAGCAAGCCACATCTGTATGGGGCATCAAAGAAGAATCTTAACCAGAAGTTTAGTGTGGCAGCACAGGAAGCACTTCATCCTATTGCTGAGGAACAATTCTTGCACAATCATCAAGAATGCATCAAAGCACTGACTAAGGCTATGGACATTGATGAATTTCTGACGACAGTTGGACTAGATAATG ATCTTTCCAAGTGCTTAGCATCTCCATGTGCTGCACCACCAGTGTGCAGTAAATTGAAG CCTGAAAGCCCCTTGAAGTACTTCGAGTTTGAAGAGATGGCTGAGCTGCTGATTGAAGATGATGGGTCTTCTTGGAAGCATGAGCTGTCAGGCATGCCTGCCTCTCCACCTCCTTTCAAAACCCCAAGATCACTGAATCATATCACACCCTGGAAGGACTGCGACTTCATCAATTTTAAGTTGATGGAGACTCCAGAAGTGACGAAGAACTGA